The segment TTTCGCCTCGTTGTAACTGTAATTGGCGCTAATATCCCAGTCAGGATAAATCTCACCGTTAACCTCTAATTCAATGCCACTGGAACGAGCTTTATCTACGGCATAGGTTCCATCGTTTAATGCTAAGGCAACATTGCGCTCATCTATACGGTAGAGCGCAACCGTGGCAAGCAGTGCCGGTGTCATCTGCCATTTGCTGCCGACTTCATAGGTCGTACCCTGTTCCGGTGCTTCAACGTCGCCGTTGTCATCCGGATTAGTCGATGGCGTAAACGATTTACTCAAACTGCCATAGAAAGATACTGTCGGTGTCAGCTTATAAATCAGCCCTGTTTGAGGCAAAAACTTATTACCTTCATCGCTATAAGTCAGAGTGGAATCACTGCCTCTTGATTCACGTTGTTCGAAGTGCTGATAACGAGCGCCAGCTACCACGGTCCATTGCGACGTCAGGTCAATATTGTCTTTAAAATAGACCGAGCGATTGTGAATGCGATTGAGCAAATTACTGTCGGCAGTTTTTTCCGTACTGCTGTCGGTGATGGTTGCTAATCCATAAACCGGGTTGCTCAGAGTGAAGTCAGTATTTTTTGTACCGTTATAAGCGTGTGCCCGGTAGGTTTGGTTCATTTCATAATCAGTACCGACCACCAGGTTATGCGTCATGCCAAATATTTCGGGCGTCCCGATGGCATCCCACGAAACATATTTTGTTTTGTGGTTAAAGCCGCGGAAGGCATCCGGACGTCGCGTAACGACACCGGTGGTTGTATTAATGGCGGTGGTTGTCACGGTATTGCTGTTGTACTTGCGCTGGTTCATCCCTACGGTAACGCGGGTCGACCAAATGTCATTGAACTGATAATCCCAGTAGCTGTTGAAGGTCTGATTACGCCCCCACGCATGGTTGGAATAATCATCCAGACGGGTTTTATAACCGATATTGATCGGTTTCCCATTAATGAATGCCGTGCCGCGATCGTACGGAATATCATACTGATAACTTTCATAGCTGATATTAAAACTGGCTTTTTCGCCATACCACTGTAATGAAGGTGCCAGCAGATTATGTTTTTCGTTACCGTATCCGCGCCAGTAGTTCTGCGCTTGTTTTTCGGCAATCAGACGGAAAGCAAAACCATTGCCCAGTGGGCCGGTAATATCAATATTTCCTGCACCGCCTCCAGTACTGTTGTAGTGTCCACCAACAATTGTGTGCCACTCATATTGCGGTTTTTTACTCACGACATTAATCATCCCACCGGGATTTAAAATACCGTATAACAGCGAAGACGACCCTTTCAACACTTCAACGTGATCCGTGGTGGCATCGAGATTGAGTCCCTGGCTACTACGGATACCGTCACGGAACACAGAACCATCGGAGTTTGAACCAAAGCCGCGGCGAACAATACCATCTTCCGTCTGGCCCAGCGTATTCGCCTGCGCAGCGCCACTAACAAAACGCATAGCATCGGACAGGGTGGTGGATTGATAATCACTCAGTTGTTTATTTGTCACCACGCTCACCGACTGCGCTTCATTCAGTTTAGAGGTGGGCGTTTTACTGGCGACCGACGTAGTTGGGCTGGAATATCCGGTGTCGGGTTGTTCTGTCTGTTGGGCGGCAGTCACCGTCAAGGTATTATTGTCGGTAGCGGCATAGCTGCCACCTGAAGAAATTAACGCACCACTGTAAACCGCAAGCCATATTTTCCCCAAAGGGCGCTTGTGGTGTTGAATATTTTTATATTCATTCATTTCTGATTTTTTTCCCTGGCAATTATCACAAACTGTTTTTTCATACTCTGACGCAATCCTGTCATGCTGCCGGCTGTTGTTGCGCGGAAGTGCGTGATCGGCAGGTCCGGTATTGTTATCAAGACAAGGCGCAGTTGATAATGTAATTGATAATCATTCAAACATGAGGAATTGTAGTAGTAAATATAAATTTTAGCTTTTCCGCTACAGATGCCCCCGCCACTTCCCTGGCAAAAAAATGGATGTCAACAATACAAATAAATACTTATATTTCATTGATTTAAATTAAGATCACCTTGCCGGGCAATCATCGACAAATTGAAATTGACCTTGCTTTTTTTGCCTGTATTTTTCGCTTTACTACTACATTCTATGCGCGCAGATCGCGAAAGATAATGATACTTATTACTTTTTGCAAGGGTGTATTCCACGTTACCAAACGGCTTATCGTCAACGTCACCCTTCAGCACCGAGCATGATCGGAGGCAGCCTGGAATGCTGCTATAAAACGTGCTGGCATTCG is part of the Pantoea phytobeneficialis genome and harbors:
- a CDS encoding TonB-dependent siderophore receptor is translated as MNEYKNIQHHKRPLGKIWLAVYSGALISSGGSYAATDNNTLTVTAAQQTEQPDTGYSSPTTSVASKTPTSKLNEAQSVSVVTNKQLSDYQSTTLSDAMRFVSGAAQANTLGQTEDGIVRRGFGSNSDGSVFRDGIRSSQGLNLDATTDHVEVLKGSSSLLYGILNPGGMINVVSKKPQYEWHTIVGGHYNSTGGGAGNIDITGPLGNGFAFRLIAEKQAQNYWRGYGNEKHNLLAPSLQWYGEKASFNISYESYQYDIPYDRGTAFINGKPINIGYKTRLDDYSNHAWGRNQTFNSYWDYQFNDIWSTRVTVGMNQRKYNSNTVTTTAINTTTGVVTRRPDAFRGFNHKTKYVSWDAIGTPEIFGMTHNLVVGTDYEMNQTYRAHAYNGTKNTDFTLSNPVYGLATITDSSTEKTADSNLLNRIHNRSVYFKDNIDLTSQWTVVAGARYQHFEQRESRGSDSTLTYSDEGNKFLPQTGLIYKLTPTVSFYGSLSKSFTPSTNPDDNGDVEAPEQGTTYEVGSKWQMTPALLATVALYRIDERNVALALNDGTYAVDKARSSGIELEVNGEIYPDWDISANYSYNEAKIVNDKTDPTNNGNRLQNAPRNSGAVYLSHDLRFNLLPGSFRIGGGVRYMGTRAGDPSNSFTLPAYTVADSFIGWDNQLLGKKTHLQLNLNNLFNKHYYTSSGGNLRVAEGETRNLVLSASVEF